One Novipirellula galeiformis DNA window includes the following coding sequences:
- a CDS encoding sulfatase family protein yields the protein MKRFPRALVRFLSLAAAFLSTSVCAETPPNIVVIFIDDMGYADINPFGDARCSTPHLDRMAAEGRRFTDFVVSSAVCSASRSALMTGCYHRRIGISGALGPKSEIGLHEAETTLAEVCQSKGYATAIFGKWHLGHHPKFLPTAHGFDHFYGIPYSNDMWPLHPDFLARREKNPHAKSPWPDLPMISSTREAGYQIVNPKIQPADQEQMTKQFTERAVEFIRTRADQPFFLYLPHPMVHVPLYASDEFKGKSGQGVFGDVVMEVDWSVGQIMSALDSIGAAENTLVIFTSDNGPWLSYGTHAGSAAPLREGKGTMFEGGCRAPTLMWWKGKIPAGTTCDQLCSTIDVLPTVAKLIGAELPLAPLPGSQLPESTRRSLKIDGKDIRPLMFGDEGASSPHEAFYCYYAGGELQAVRNERFKLMFPHRYRTLDGREGGEGGKPTAYQMTEIGLSLFDLDNDVSETTDVKERFPAVVKELQFAAERARQDLGDKLTRRKGSGLRASGKLEAGDERLPLQW from the coding sequence ATGAAACGATTTCCCCGTGCCCTGGTTCGCTTTTTGAGCTTAGCGGCGGCGTTTTTGTCGACCTCCGTGTGCGCTGAAACGCCCCCCAACATCGTCGTGATTTTTATCGATGACATGGGCTATGCCGACATCAACCCGTTTGGTGACGCCCGGTGCTCGACTCCTCACTTGGATCGCATGGCCGCAGAGGGACGTCGATTTACCGACTTTGTGGTTTCATCGGCGGTTTGTTCCGCTTCGCGATCGGCGCTGATGACGGGGTGTTATCACCGTCGCATCGGCATCTCAGGTGCCCTGGGGCCAAAATCGGAAATTGGGCTCCACGAAGCGGAAACGACCTTGGCGGAAGTTTGTCAATCGAAGGGATATGCCACTGCGATTTTTGGCAAATGGCACTTGGGACATCACCCCAAGTTTTTGCCGACTGCGCATGGCTTTGACCACTTCTACGGCATTCCCTATAGCAACGACATGTGGCCGCTTCACCCTGACTTTTTGGCCCGACGCGAGAAAAATCCCCACGCCAAGTCGCCTTGGCCCGATTTACCGATGATTTCGTCAACGCGTGAAGCGGGCTACCAGATCGTCAACCCGAAGATCCAGCCAGCGGACCAGGAGCAGATGACGAAACAGTTCACCGAGCGAGCTGTGGAGTTCATCCGAACCCGTGCGGATCAGCCATTTTTTTTGTACCTGCCACATCCCATGGTTCATGTCCCGCTGTATGCCTCGGATGAGTTCAAGGGGAAAAGTGGGCAAGGCGTTTTCGGTGACGTGGTGATGGAGGTCGATTGGTCCGTGGGCCAAATCATGTCCGCCCTCGATTCGATCGGTGCCGCCGAAAACACGCTGGTGATCTTCACCAGCGACAATGGGCCTTGGTTATCCTACGGGACGCATGCTGGATCCGCTGCACCGCTTCGCGAAGGTAAAGGCACGATGTTCGAAGGGGGCTGTCGCGCGCCGACGTTGATGTGGTGGAAAGGCAAAATCCCGGCTGGAACCACTTGCGACCAACTGTGCAGCACGATCGATGTCCTACCCACGGTCGCGAAGTTGATCGGGGCCGAGTTGCCTTTGGCTCCATTGCCCGGTTCCCAATTACCCGAGTCCACTCGCCGTTCGCTGAAGATCGATGGCAAGGACATTCGCCCGCTGATGTTTGGTGACGAGGGCGCGAGCTCGCCCCACGAAGCCTTTTACTGCTATTACGCAGGCGGCGAACTTCAAGCGGTTCGCAATGAGCGTTTCAAACTGATGTTTCCTCACCGCTACCGAACGCTCGATGGGCGCGAGGGCGGAGAAGGGGGTAAGCCGACCGCGTATCAAATGACTGAAATTGGCTTGTCCTTGTTTGACCTGGACAATGACGTCTCCGAAACGACCGATGTGAAAGAGAGGTTCCCCGCCGTCGTCAAGGAATTACAGTTCGCAGCGGAGCGGGCGCGGCAAGACCTCGGTGACAAACTCACCCGGCGCAAAGGATCCGGGCTTCGCGCCTCCGGCAAACTTGAAGCCGGTGATGAGCGTTTGCCACTGCAGTGGTGA
- a CDS encoding DUF3311 domain-containing protein, translated as MKYIVWGLILFLVVIHQDVWNWGNDRLVLGFIPFTLAYHAGISIAASVVWFMAVTFIWPQHLEDEVEASTDTEEGAV; from the coding sequence ATGAAATACATTGTCTGGGGTCTCATCCTATTCTTGGTGGTAATCCATCAAGACGTTTGGAATTGGGGCAACGATCGATTGGTCTTGGGATTCATTCCGTTCACACTGGCCTATCACGCGGGGATTTCGATCGCGGCAAGTGTGGTTTGGTTTATGGCCGTAACGTTTATCTGGCCTCAACATCTCGAAGATGAAGTCGAAGCGTCCACGGATACAGAGGAAGGTGCGGTATGA
- a CDS encoding sodium:solute symporter family protein, whose translation MSPGMIKVTIIGVYLGLLLFLGVFSSRLFKGTSKDYMLASHSIGPFLLLMSLFGTTMTGFALVGSTGEAFSEGVGVYAMLASSSGIIHSLCFFVLGVKLWSWGKKYGYTTQVGFFRDRLESNNIGLVLFPILVALVVPYLLVGVVSAGKAIEGATRGDFPALTENGGIPPWLTELVICVVVLVYVFFGGMRGTAWANTFQTIVFMILGVVAFYLIATNLAEKSVADGRAHEIRDGARVVRTEPPTGFFDSLHIVSQEIPKSRRVRDEVALKDQLESVEAPAQFRTRERLDPWLFFTYMLIPFSVGMFPHLFQHWLTAKSGSAFKLPIVAHPVFILIVWIPCVLIGVWATSGLINIPPPIAAEPNKVLGFMVKSLSGDVLGGFLLAGILAAIMSSLDSQFLCIGTMFTTDIVVHYAGKDRFTDRQIVMISRCFIVAVVAITYLLSLTDVAQARVFQLGIWCFSGFSSLFPLVLLAVYWRGLTKWGAYAGVLTAFVTWSVLFAKSNFASIENWSVDIPWGDGVIHTMPVATMFIASAVATIVVSLVTKAPSEATLQKFFPERA comes from the coding sequence ATGAGTCCTGGAATGATCAAAGTCACCATCATCGGTGTTTACCTTGGATTACTCTTGTTCCTCGGCGTGTTTTCGTCGCGTCTGTTCAAAGGAACTTCAAAAGATTACATGTTGGCGAGTCATTCGATTGGCCCATTCCTGCTTTTAATGTCGTTGTTCGGCACGACGATGACCGGCTTTGCGCTGGTCGGTTCCACCGGAGAAGCGTTCTCCGAAGGGGTCGGAGTCTATGCGATGCTAGCCTCCTCATCGGGGATCATCCACTCCCTTTGCTTCTTTGTCTTAGGCGTCAAGCTTTGGTCATGGGGAAAGAAATACGGATACACAACGCAGGTCGGATTTTTCCGCGACCGACTCGAGAGCAATAACATTGGTTTGGTGTTGTTCCCCATCCTTGTGGCGCTCGTGGTCCCGTACCTGTTGGTCGGAGTCGTCTCGGCGGGCAAAGCGATCGAGGGAGCCACGCGAGGTGATTTCCCAGCTTTGACCGAGAACGGCGGGATTCCTCCTTGGCTTACCGAGCTGGTGATTTGCGTGGTGGTACTCGTCTACGTTTTCTTTGGCGGGATGCGAGGCACAGCCTGGGCGAACACGTTTCAAACGATTGTGTTTATGATTCTAGGCGTCGTGGCGTTCTATTTGATCGCCACGAATCTCGCCGAGAAATCGGTCGCCGATGGACGTGCACACGAGATTCGCGATGGAGCACGGGTCGTTCGCACCGAACCGCCGACCGGCTTTTTTGACTCGCTGCATATCGTCAGCCAAGAGATACCGAAGTCACGACGCGTTCGCGACGAAGTCGCTCTGAAAGACCAGCTTGAATCGGTTGAAGCGCCCGCTCAATTCCGCACCCGCGAACGATTGGACCCGTGGCTGTTCTTCACCTACATGCTGATCCCCTTCTCGGTCGGGATGTTCCCTCACTTATTCCAGCATTGGTTGACGGCCAAAAGTGGCAGCGCTTTCAAGCTGCCTATCGTCGCGCACCCGGTGTTCATTTTGATTGTTTGGATCCCCTGTGTGTTGATCGGAGTTTGGGCCACGAGCGGGCTGATTAACATTCCACCACCGATTGCCGCGGAGCCCAATAAGGTATTGGGTTTCATGGTCAAATCGCTGTCCGGCGACGTGCTTGGTGGCTTCTTGCTGGCGGGCATTCTGGCAGCGATCATGTCCAGCCTCGATAGCCAATTCCTCTGCATTGGAACGATGTTTACCACCGATATCGTGGTCCACTACGCTGGCAAAGATCGCTTTACCGATCGGCAAATCGTGATGATCTCGCGATGCTTTATCGTTGCGGTGGTCGCGATCACGTACTTGCTTAGCTTGACCGACGTCGCTCAAGCTCGCGTGTTCCAGCTTGGAATTTGGTGCTTTAGCGGTTTCAGCAGCCTGTTTCCTCTCGTGTTGCTCGCGGTGTATTGGCGTGGGCTGACCAAGTGGGGCGCCTATGCCGGCGTGCTCACTGCCTTTGTCACCTGGAGCGTGTTGTTTGCCAAATCCAACTTCGCCTCGATCGAAAATTGGTCTGTCGACATCCCCTGGGGCGACGGAGTCATTCACACGATGCCCGTTGCAACCATGTTTATCGCTTCCGCCGTCGCAACCATCGTCGTTTCGCTGGTCACCAAGGCTCCAAGTGAAGCAACGTTGCAAAAGTTCTTTCCTGAGCGAGCTTAA
- a CDS encoding SLC13 family permease, translating into METWEAWLTVIVAGSLLVCLAMRVAATDLLALMFLGVIIFAQEISGSTLLPTAEEAVMGFGNKGLITVALLFAVVAGLEFTGGTELATGWLLSKAKNVVDAQVRLLVPVAALSGFLNNTPLVAALMPVVGDLSKRVSVNSSRLLLPLSYAAILGGMCTIMGTSTNLIVKDKYEQLNGNVMSFFEPAAVGIPAAIVGLIYIIGCSRWLLPERQAAVSVSDDPRQYTVEMEVDSSGPLVGRTLHEAGLRHLPGLYVAEIQRADGIIAAAKPNEVLRGDDVLILVGALDSVVDMRKIRGLTIPDDQARKLRVPAWQRTLVEAVVSSRCALLGKTIREGKFRSHYNAAVVAVARGGRRLTGKIGEVRLEVGDVLLLEASPSFLHRRRESHDFYLVSTVEKGVVRRPELAWLSIGVMLAMVVAATLTPVSIMTSALIAAIAMIVFRCCTASEARRSIDWSVLIVIGAAIGIGQALEQSKAADTIANGMLSIAGGGNLGSLAAIFIATMICTELITNNAAAVLMFTIAVTTAGKLGVDPAPFVIAVMIAASASFLTPIGYQTNTMVYGVGGYRFTDYLRFGFPLSIIVFVVSMLIIPQVWPFTPAP; encoded by the coding sequence ATGGAGACTTGGGAAGCATGGTTGACCGTCATCGTCGCTGGCTCACTGCTGGTGTGCTTGGCGATGCGCGTGGCGGCGACCGACTTGTTGGCCTTGATGTTCCTGGGCGTGATCATATTCGCCCAAGAGATCAGCGGTTCGACGCTGCTGCCGACCGCCGAGGAGGCGGTTATGGGCTTCGGCAATAAAGGATTGATTACGGTCGCGCTGCTGTTTGCGGTGGTGGCCGGTCTGGAATTTACCGGAGGTACCGAATTAGCCACTGGTTGGTTGCTCAGCAAAGCCAAGAACGTCGTCGATGCGCAAGTCCGGTTGCTCGTTCCCGTCGCGGCGCTGAGCGGATTTTTAAACAATACGCCACTCGTCGCGGCGTTGATGCCGGTGGTAGGAGATCTCAGCAAACGAGTTTCCGTCAACAGTAGTCGTCTGCTCCTGCCGCTGTCGTACGCTGCGATTCTTGGTGGCATGTGTACGATCATGGGGACCAGCACAAACCTGATCGTCAAAGACAAGTACGAACAGCTCAACGGCAACGTGATGTCATTTTTCGAGCCCGCAGCCGTTGGGATTCCCGCAGCGATCGTGGGCTTGATCTACATCATCGGTTGCTCGCGATGGCTGCTTCCCGAACGCCAAGCGGCGGTCAGCGTTTCGGATGACCCTCGCCAATACACCGTCGAAATGGAAGTCGATTCCTCAGGACCGCTCGTGGGGCGGACGCTGCACGAAGCCGGACTGCGGCATTTGCCGGGGCTCTACGTCGCCGAAATACAACGCGCCGATGGGATCATTGCAGCCGCAAAACCCAACGAGGTCTTGCGCGGCGATGACGTGCTGATCCTGGTCGGAGCGTTGGACAGCGTCGTTGACATGCGAAAAATTCGCGGCTTGACGATCCCGGATGACCAAGCCCGTAAACTGCGTGTGCCGGCATGGCAACGCACCCTTGTCGAAGCGGTGGTCAGCTCGCGCTGTGCCCTGCTTGGCAAAACCATTCGCGAAGGAAAGTTTCGCTCCCACTACAATGCGGCCGTCGTCGCCGTGGCTCGCGGTGGCCGGCGATTGACCGGGAAAATCGGCGAGGTGCGACTCGAAGTCGGCGATGTTTTATTGCTCGAAGCGTCCCCTTCGTTCTTGCATCGTCGCCGCGAATCACATGATTTCTATCTGGTCAGCACCGTCGAAAAAGGAGTGGTGCGACGCCCCGAACTCGCGTGGCTGTCGATCGGAGTGATGTTGGCGATGGTGGTGGCGGCAACGCTAACGCCCGTCTCCATCATGACCTCGGCCCTGATCGCGGCGATCGCGATGATCGTGTTTCGCTGCTGCACCGCTTCGGAGGCACGCCGCAGCATCGATTGGTCGGTGTTGATCGTGATCGGAGCTGCAATCGGAATCGGGCAAGCGCTGGAACAGAGCAAGGCGGCCGATACGATCGCCAACGGCATGCTCAGCATTGCTGGGGGAGGCAACCTCGGGTCGTTGGCAGCGATCTTTATTGCCACCATGATTTGCACCGAATTGATCACGAACAATGCCGCGGCCGTCTTGATGTTCACGATCGCCGTTACCACGGCGGGCAAGCTGGGCGTCGATCCCGCCCCCTTCGTAATCGCTGTGATGATCGCGGCATCGGCAAGCTTCTTAACCCCGATCGGCTATCAAACGAACACGATGGTCTACGGCGTTGGAGGCTATCGTTTTACGGACTACCTTCGCTTCGGCTTCCCTTTGAGCATCATTGTGTTTGTCGTCTCGATGCTGATCATTCCCCAGGTCTGGCCCTTCACACCCGCCCCTTGA
- a CDS encoding TetR/AcrR family transcriptional regulator: MNWQRARQPAQKAERMTAILDAAASLFDEKELAEITMRDVAVQAGVGKASLYHYVKTKEEVFLSLYGYELESWLNELEKRLHRLRRPTPERVAAVLVNELLLRPRLCRLKVVLALVLERNLSDEAITEFKESLLEPTHRFVSLIHHSLPELSITAAKDFLFQYHALVAGLWPIAHPSDQLAAILEDAKYSEFRVDFGPLLQRTLASLLQQTSPGAENASR, from the coding sequence ATGAATTGGCAACGTGCGAGACAACCGGCTCAAAAAGCCGAGCGAATGACGGCAATTTTGGATGCGGCGGCGTCGCTTTTTGACGAGAAAGAACTTGCTGAAATCACGATGCGGGATGTCGCCGTGCAAGCGGGCGTGGGCAAAGCAAGTTTGTATCACTACGTCAAAACCAAAGAAGAAGTGTTTTTGTCACTCTATGGTTACGAGCTGGAATCGTGGCTCAATGAGCTCGAAAAACGACTCCACCGACTTCGCCGTCCCACGCCTGAGCGTGTCGCAGCGGTGTTGGTTAACGAGTTGCTACTGCGGCCGAGATTGTGTCGTTTAAAGGTGGTGCTAGCGCTCGTGCTCGAACGCAATCTATCAGACGAAGCGATTACGGAATTCAAAGAGTCGCTATTGGAACCGACTCATCGCTTTGTATCGCTGATTCACCATTCGCTGCCCGAGCTTTCGATCACCGCCGCCAAAGATTTTCTGTTTCAGTATCACGCGTTGGTGGCTGGGTTGTGGCCCATCGCCCATCCCAGCGACCAACTTGCCGCCATACTCGAAGACGCGAAATACAGTGAATTCCGTGTCGACTTTGGACCGCTGCTTCAGCGCACGCTTGCGAGTTTGTTGCAGCAAACCTCACCAGGAGCCGAAAATGCAAGTCGATAA
- a CDS encoding efflux RND transporter periplasmic adaptor subunit, protein MQVDNPRSAPPIGQLQYLVFCGFVSMLGCQKPAMEFADKAAQPVTVMTLVKAMPPSSFMASGSVKSWKSEDLGFEVSGRLEWVLEPGLDVDGRIVDPEGNLVQPGTPLAQIETAQYDIAVESAAANVEVAERKKESIEIRLNEALPVEIESAAADLKLAQIEFERMQKLNAQQAASQSEYDQAENLVQTRQAALRSLEASEKQAQAELKSAESEIRRAQQVLRDAERDLKNTTLYGSYQGQIAEVMVVPGSVVTAGSPVLRLQMTNPINVEVELSSQQSRQIRQRRNLPAAFPLPDGTMRHVNAFIYSIAPSADPSTRTFTMRLLLLNEKFRDRLPDSISEDTVARSEDIWPLKLNRMMGTPAEVTLVEEKSIHHDHEGAFVYRVINAKLDDVFPKILKVRRQRLTENDLRIPFLGNWVFRSVSFLDDKGNREILPQNTIYIGELESGPSAASAWDGESVVLDAGAQWMLRPGDLVSVDLSNSEMAVGFHVPIEAIYEESGEMFLFVVQDGHAKKLAVQLRQAGNLDAGSRVEIQSPALVDGMQVIVGGVHYLRDDEPVRIVGTTRAEQSSTNAPEPVLGNDDGMSL, encoded by the coding sequence ATGCAAGTCGATAACCCCCGATCGGCGCCCCCGATCGGGCAACTTCAATATTTGGTCTTCTGCGGTTTCGTCTCGATGTTGGGCTGTCAAAAACCAGCGATGGAATTTGCCGACAAGGCGGCTCAACCGGTGACCGTGATGACGTTGGTTAAAGCGATGCCTCCGTCGTCGTTCATGGCGTCTGGCAGCGTCAAATCGTGGAAGTCCGAAGACCTCGGTTTTGAAGTCTCTGGACGGCTCGAATGGGTACTAGAGCCCGGCTTGGATGTGGACGGGCGGATCGTGGATCCTGAGGGGAATTTAGTTCAACCAGGCACGCCGCTCGCCCAAATCGAAACGGCTCAGTACGACATTGCGGTCGAGTCGGCAGCGGCGAACGTCGAGGTTGCCGAACGCAAAAAGGAGAGCATCGAGATTCGCTTGAACGAGGCATTGCCGGTGGAAATCGAATCGGCCGCGGCAGATTTAAAACTGGCGCAAATCGAATTTGAGCGAATGCAAAAATTGAATGCTCAGCAAGCGGCCTCGCAATCCGAATACGACCAAGCGGAGAATTTGGTGCAGACGCGACAAGCCGCATTACGTTCCCTCGAAGCAAGCGAGAAACAAGCCCAAGCGGAATTGAAGTCCGCCGAATCCGAAATCCGACGTGCTCAACAAGTGTTGCGTGACGCCGAGCGCGACTTAAAAAACACAACCCTGTATGGCTCCTACCAAGGCCAAATCGCCGAGGTGATGGTGGTGCCTGGCAGCGTTGTCACGGCGGGGTCGCCCGTTCTGAGGCTACAGATGACCAACCCGATCAATGTCGAGGTTGAGTTGTCGTCGCAACAATCACGTCAAATCCGTCAGCGGCGAAATTTGCCTGCGGCGTTCCCATTGCCCGATGGCACGATGCGGCACGTCAATGCGTTTATCTACAGCATTGCGCCGAGCGCCGATCCGAGCACACGAACGTTCACGATGAGGCTACTGCTGCTGAATGAGAAATTTCGTGATCGTTTGCCGGATTCAATTTCAGAGGATACCGTGGCAAGGTCCGAAGACATTTGGCCCCTGAAACTCAATCGTATGATGGGGACCCCCGCTGAGGTGACGTTGGTGGAAGAGAAATCGATCCACCATGATCACGAAGGTGCCTTCGTTTATCGGGTCATCAATGCCAAACTCGACGATGTCTTTCCCAAGATCCTGAAAGTCCGTCGTCAACGTTTAACAGAAAACGATTTGCGGATTCCGTTTCTAGGCAATTGGGTTTTTCGGTCGGTGTCGTTCTTGGATGACAAGGGTAATCGCGAAATACTTCCACAGAACACCATCTACATCGGCGAATTGGAAAGCGGTCCTTCCGCAGCGTCCGCGTGGGATGGCGAATCGGTGGTTTTAGACGCGGGCGCCCAATGGATGCTACGCCCAGGCGATTTGGTTTCGGTGGATCTGTCGAACAGCGAAATGGCGGTTGGTTTCCATGTGCCAATCGAAGCGATCTACGAAGAGTCGGGCGAGATGTTCTTGTTCGTCGTTCAAGACGGTCATGCGAAAAAGCTTGCGGTCCAGCTGAGACAGGCAGGAAATCTGGATGCCGGTTCGCGGGTCGAGATCCAATCGCCCGCCTTAGTCGATGGGATGCAGGTGATCGTTGGCGGTGTCCACTATTTGCGAGACGATGAACCGGTTCGGATCGTTGGGACGACGCGGGCCGAACAATCTTCAACGAATGCACCCGAGCCTGTTTTGGGCAATGATGATGGGATGTCGCTGTAA